In a single window of the Actinomycetota bacterium genome:
- a CDS encoding CBS domain-containing protein, with product MPKTARDVMTPNAECVGENETLLDAAKKMADRGYGSMPICGEDNRLKGMLTDRDIVVKALAQGKDPGSTRAGELGEGKPVTIGADDSLRDALKTMAQYKVRRLPVIDGHDLVGIIAVADIARELDDDDSKGDLIEAISTGPAQDSGPGSQ from the coding sequence ATGCCGAAGACGGCCCGCGACGTCATGACCCCCAACGCCGAGTGCGTCGGGGAGAACGAGACCCTGCTCGACGCGGCCAAGAAGATGGCCGACCGAGGCTACGGGTCCATGCCCATCTGCGGCGAGGACAACCGCCTCAAGGGCATGCTCACCGACCGCGACATCGTCGTGAAGGCGCTGGCCCAGGGCAAGGACCCGGGCTCCACCCGGGCCGGCGAGCTCGGTGAGGGCAAGCCGGTGACCATCGGGGCCGACGACTCGCTGCGCGACGCCCTGAAGACGATGGCCCAGTACAAGGTCCGCCGCCTGCCGGTGATCGACGGCCACGACCTGGTCGGCATCATCGCGGTGGCCGACATCGCCCGGGAGCTGGACGACGACGACTCCAAGGGCGACCTGATCGAGGCCATCTCCACGGGCCCGGCCCAGGACAGCGGCCCCGGGTCGCAGTAG
- a CDS encoding type 1 glutamine amidotransferase domain-containing protein, protein MAGELQGRTIAFLATDGVEQIEYTEPRKAVEQAGGTAHLVSLESGEIQGFNHLDKGDTFPVDKAVAEASVDDYDGLVLPGGVANPDFLRNDKKAVQFVRSFFEAGKPVASICHGAWTLVEADVVRGRTLTSWPSIRTDVENAGGAWVDEEVHTDRGLVTSRKPDDLPAFNAKIVEEFAEGVHDEQAQATARA, encoded by the coding sequence GTGGCAGGCGAGCTGCAGGGCAGGACCATCGCGTTCCTGGCCACCGACGGAGTCGAGCAGATCGAGTACACCGAGCCCCGCAAGGCGGTCGAGCAGGCCGGCGGCACCGCCCACCTGGTGTCGCTGGAGTCCGGCGAGATCCAGGGCTTCAACCACCTCGACAAGGGCGACACCTTCCCCGTGGACAAGGCCGTGGCCGAGGCCAGCGTCGACGACTACGACGGGCTGGTCCTGCCCGGCGGGGTCGCCAACCCCGACTTCCTGCGCAACGACAAGAAGGCCGTCCAGTTCGTGCGCTCGTTCTTCGAGGCCGGCAAGCCGGTCGCCTCGATCTGCCACGGCGCCTGGACCCTCGTCGAGGCCGACGTGGTCAGGGGCCGCACCCTGACCTCCTGGCCGAGCATCCGGACCGACGTCGAGAACGCCGGCGGGGCCTGGGTCGACGAGGAGGTCCACACCGACCGCGGCCTGGTCACCAGCCGCAAGCCGGACGACCTGCCGGCCTTCAACGCCAAGATCGTCGAGGAGTTCGCCGAGGGCGTGCACGACGAGCAGGCCCAGGCGACGGCCCGGGCCTGA
- a CDS encoding ribose-phosphate diphosphokinase: MSNGVTPKQVEALGRRHLMLFAGRASRELASEVARHLGIECGSVEVRDFANGETYTRFGESVRGTDAFVIQTHSSPVNERLMEQLIMIDALKRASAKRISAVVPYYGYSRQDKKGRGREPITAKLVADMLGVAGADRIITMDLHSGQVQGFFDGPVDHLTAMPLLADHIRTSCEDRDLVVVAPDAGRVKTAEKMAGVLGAPLAFLHKRRSRTEAHKVEMREVVGEVEDRVCVLIDDMIDTAGTIVQGAEVLMASGAARVTAAATHGIFSGPAIDRLKNAPIAEVVVTNTLPLAPDQRLDKIRVLSVAGIVADAIRAVFEDASVSEIFNDQNQF, encoded by the coding sequence GTGAGCAACGGGGTGACGCCCAAGCAGGTGGAGGCGCTTGGGCGCAGGCACCTGATGCTGTTCGCGGGACGGGCCAGCCGCGAGCTGGCCAGCGAGGTGGCCAGGCACCTCGGGATCGAGTGCGGCTCCGTCGAGGTCCGCGACTTCGCCAACGGCGAGACCTACACCCGGTTCGGGGAGAGCGTCCGCGGGACCGACGCGTTCGTCATCCAGACCCACAGCTCGCCCGTGAACGAGCGCCTCATGGAGCAGCTGATCATGATCGACGCCCTCAAGCGGGCGTCGGCCAAGCGGATCAGCGCGGTCGTCCCCTACTACGGCTACTCGCGCCAGGACAAGAAGGGCCGGGGCCGCGAGCCGATCACGGCCAAGCTGGTGGCCGACATGCTCGGGGTGGCCGGGGCCGACCGGATCATCACCATGGACCTGCACTCCGGGCAGGTCCAGGGGTTCTTCGACGGGCCGGTCGACCACCTGACGGCGATGCCGCTGCTGGCCGACCACATCCGCACCAGCTGCGAGGACCGCGACCTGGTGGTGGTCGCCCCCGACGCCGGGCGGGTCAAGACGGCCGAGAAGATGGCCGGGGTGCTCGGCGCCCCCCTGGCCTTCCTGCACAAGCGGCGCAGCCGCACCGAGGCCCACAAGGTCGAGATGCGCGAAGTGGTCGGCGAGGTCGAGGACCGCGTGTGCGTGCTGATCGACGACATGATCGACACCGCCGGCACGATCGTGCAGGGCGCCGAGGTCCTGATGGCCAGCGGCGCCGCCCGGGTCACGGCCGCCGCCACCCACGGCATCTTCTCCGGCCCGGCCATCGACCGGCTCAAGAACGCCCCCATCGCCGAGGTCGTGGTCACCAACACCCTCCCTCTGGCCCCGGACCAGCGGCTCGACAAGATCCGCGTGCTGTCGGTGGCCGGCATCGTCGCCGACGCCATCCGGGCCGTGTTCGAGGACGCCAGCGTGTCCGAGATCTTCAACGACCAGAACCAGTTCTGA
- a CDS encoding HAD family hydrolase yields the protein MAPPIAVLDVDGTLVDTNYHHAIAWYRAFREHGLTVPVWRIHRHIGLGGDHRVAAVAGRRVEDRQGDSIRAAETALYADLIGEVQPFADARRLLELLDGRGQRLVLASSGKRDEVDHYLDLLDARDLVEAWTTSADVEQTKPDPDLVVTAIDKVGGGEAVLVGDSTWDCEAAARAGVPTVAILTGGFSEQELRHAGAGSVFESLGELCERLDETPLA from the coding sequence ATGGCGCCGCCGATCGCGGTCCTGGACGTCGACGGCACGCTGGTCGACACCAACTACCACCACGCCATCGCCTGGTACCGCGCGTTCCGCGAGCATGGCCTGACCGTGCCGGTGTGGCGGATCCACCGCCACATCGGCCTGGGCGGCGACCACCGGGTGGCCGCCGTGGCCGGCAGGCGGGTCGAGGACCGGCAGGGCGACAGCATCCGGGCGGCCGAGACGGCCCTGTACGCCGACCTGATCGGCGAGGTCCAGCCGTTCGCCGACGCCCGCCGGCTGCTGGAGCTGCTGGACGGCCGCGGCCAGCGGCTGGTGCTGGCCAGCTCGGGCAAGCGCGACGAGGTCGACCACTACCTGGACCTGCTGGACGCCCGCGACCTGGTCGAGGCCTGGACGACCTCGGCCGACGTCGAGCAGACCAAGCCCGACCCGGACCTGGTGGTCACGGCCATCGACAAGGTCGGGGGCGGCGAGGCGGTGCTGGTCGGCGACTCGACCTGGGACTGCGAGGCCGCCGCCCGGGCCGGCGTCCCCACCGTGGCCATCCTCACCGGCGGCTTCTCCGAACAGGAGCTGCGCCACGCCGGCGCCGGGTCGGTCTTCGAGTCGCTGGGGGAGCTGTGCGAGCGGCTCGACGAGACCCCGCTTGCCTAG